The DNA segment CCCGGCTCCAGTCGCTGAGCGAGCGCGAAAGGCAGGTGCTCGATCGCCTCGTCGAGGGCAAGGCCAACAAGGTGATCGCCCATGAGCTCGGCATCAGTCCCCGGACGGTCGAGATCTACCGGGCCCATGTCATGACCAAGATGCGGGCGGCGAGCCTGCCCGAGCTCGTCCGCTTCGCCTTGCGGGCCGGCGCCGGCAGGCCCTGAGCACGCCGCGCCGGCGGCCGATCAGGCGTCGACCGCGGCGAGCGCCCTGTAGCACCAGCCCTCGATCGCTGCGGCATCGAGCGGCGCCGTGGCGAAGGCCTCGCCGGCGAAGGCCAGCCAGTCCTCCAGATACTGGCGCTTGACGGCGATGACGATCGGAATCCCGGCGGCGACCGCCATGCCGATCTCCTCGCGCAGGCCGCGCCCCTCGCCTTCGTGCTTGCCGAAGCGGTTGACGATGAGCAGGTCCGGCCGTGCCTCGACCGCCTCGCGCAGCCAGCCGGCCGCGACGGCGAGCCCCGCCGTGTCGAGCCGGCAGCCCTGCGCCTCAGGCCCGCGATCCTCGAAGATGCGGACCCGGCGCCCCATGCCGATATCGTCGAGATAGAGCGTCGCGCAGCTGTTGCCGCAGCCGGCGGGTTCACCATGTTGCATGAGGCCGCGCGGCTTCAGGCCCTTGGCCTCAAGGCGCGCTACCACCCGGGCGATGACCGGGTCCGGCGCCTCGTCGCGCGCATGCACGAGAACCAGGATGCCGCATTCTGCGGGGCGGGTCTCCACTGATCGGCCTCCTTCATCCCCGTTTCGCGCGGCGTTGCCTTCAGGAGCCGCAGCCGCAAGCATGAGCCGCCGCCTCCGGCGGGCGAAGGGCAAACTGCAGGATGTTGCGCAGACAGGCCTGGCCGGGATCGCCGGTCCGGCCCATGACGCCGATCAGCGTGACCCAATCCTCGTCGGAAGCCTGGCTGGAAAAGCGGTCGACGGCACGGGCGGCGAAGCCGCCGATCGTGAGCCCCTCGGTGGCGGCGGCCGCTTCGACCCGGGTCAGGAGCACGATATCGCTGAGCCCGACCAGCGTCTGCATCGCCATGGCTTCGTCTTCGAGGCGGGTGATGATGTCTCCGAGCAGCATGGCCGGGCGCCTTTCAGTGAACGTTGAACTCGCCCGGCGAGGGCACGTCGATGCCTTCGATCCGGGCCGCGCCGATCAGCCGCGCGACATATTGCGCCTGCGCCCGCTGCCGCACCGCCGCGCCGAGATAGGCCGCGATCCGCTCCTGCACGAGCTCGAACGGCATGAGGCGGCCGGCGATCGCCCGGTCGAGCCGGATGACGTGGCAGCCATAGGGCGTCTCCACCGGCTCGCGGCTGATCGAGCCCGGCGTCATCGCCGAGAGCGCCTTCTCGAAGAGCGGCGTCGTCTGGCCGGGGCCGATCTGGCCGAGATTGCCGCCGATCTCGGCCGAGGGGCAGCCGGAATGCAGGCGCGCGAGCTCTGCGAAGCGGCCGGGTGCCGCCGCAAGCTCGGCGATGGCTGCGGCGGCCTGCTGCCGCGCGCGCTCGTAGCCTTCCACATCGTCGCGCCGCGCCGCAAACAGGATATGCGACGCCTCGTAGAGATCGGGCGTGCCGAAGCGCCTGGCATTGCGCTCATAATAGCGGCGGCATTCCGCTTCGGTCGGCTCGGGCACGCTGACTTCCCGCTCGACGAGGGCGCGCATCCGCGCCTCGTCCTCCGTCTCGCGCCTGCCTGCGCCATCGCTCAGCGGCTCGGCCTCGATCGCGAGGCGCTGGACCTCCTGGCGCAGGGCCTCGCGGATGACGAGCGCGAGCGCCGCGGCCTTCCAGGCGGCGGCGGGCGACGGGGCCGGGTGGTTCTGGACCTCGCGCGCGATCATCGCCCGCGAGATTACGGCGCCGTTGACCGTGATCGGAGCCTTCGGGGCCGGGGCGGCTGGCTTTGCCTGGCAGGACGACATGGCGGATATCTCCCCTGCTGCGTTCAGCGGCGGGCGGGAAGGGGGCCCCGGCCGGCAGGGGCCCGCTTCTTGGTGCGCACGATCTGGTAGCCGGTCCGGCCGAGATACCAGACCGGAGCCGACCAGATATGGACGAGGCGGGTGAAGGGGAAGACGAGGAAGATCGTCATGCCGATGAGGAGATGCGCCTTGAAGATCGGATGCACGTCGGCGACGTAGGCCGAGGCGGCGGGCTGCAGGGTGAGCGTCCCTTGCGCCCAGTTCATGAACTTGACCATCTCGTGCCCATCCATATGGCCGAGCGACAGCGGAATGGTGAGAAGCCCGAGGATGAGCTGGACATAGAGCATCAGCAGCACCGCGATGTCGGCGAAGGACGAGTTCCTGCGGATGCGGGGATCGAACAGGCGCCGGTGCAGCAGAAGGCTCAGACCCACGAAGCACATCACGCCGGCAAGCCCGCCGACGACGATCGCCAGCCCCTGCTTGAAGCCGTGCGAGATGCCGAGCGCGTCGAAGATCGCGATCGGCGTCAGGAGCCCGCCGGCATGGCCGAAGAAGATCACCAGGATGCCGACATGGAACAGCACCGAGCCGGCGACGAGCTGCTTGCGGCGGAGCAGCTGGCTCGAATCCGCCTTCCAGCTGTATTGCTCGCGCTCGAAGCGCACCAGCGACCCGAGCAGGAAGACCGTCAGCGCGAAATAAGGATACCAGCCGAACAGGATGTGGTTGAGCGTCGCGTTCATGACGGCTGCTCCTCAATCGCGGGATGAAGCATGGGTGAAGCGGGTCCCCGGCCGCTGCACGGTGGCGGCATCGAGGCCCGGTGCGGGCCGCCTGGCCTGGCGCAGCCTGGCGGCCAGCGTCTCCACGCCGCAATCGGCGCCCGCGCCCGGGCCGAAGCGGACCTCCTCCTCCTCCCAGGCGGCGTCGAGCGCGGCAAGGTCGTTCGGGTCCTGCTCGGTCTCGGGCACGATCGCCTCGAACACCTCCGGCGCGGGCTTGACTGCCGCCAGCGAAACCAGCGCCTCGAAGACGGCGGCATAGGGCGTCTCCCGCTTGCGCAGCCGCTCGCCGATGACCGTCAGGATGTGGGCCGGATCGGCCAGCACGGCCTTCGCCTCATTCGCCGGCAGCAGCGAGCAGTATTCGAGGAAGAGGGGCACGAAATCCGGCAGCTCCGTGCCATCGATGGCAAAGCCCGCCGCCTCGTAGACGCCCTTCAGGTCGACCATGGCCTGGCCGCGGTCGCGGCTTTCGCCATGGACATGCTCGAACAGATGCAGCGAGAGCGAGCGCGTCCGGTCGAAGAGCATCACGTAGCGCTCCTGCGAGTCGTAGACGTCCTCCCGCTCCAGCATCCTGAGCAGCGGCTCCAGCGGCAGCGGATCGACGAGGCGCTCCTCGGCCAAGAGGCTGCGGATCTCGGGAATCGCGTCGACCAGATCCCGGCTCGGATAGCTCAGCAGGGCGGAGAGGGCCTTGAGTGTCTTCATCGTCAGGCCACTTCCATCGGCGTCTTGGCGGGCTTCGGCGAGCCGAACAGGCTGGTGCCGCTCGAGCCGCCGGCGCAGCCATTGCCGAAGGAGAAGCCGCAGGAGCCGCGCAGGTCGTAGGCGTCCTCGATGCCCATCTCGCGATGGTTGGTCGGAATGACGAAGCGGTCCTCGTAGTTGGCGATCGCCATCACCTTGTACATCTCCTCGACCTGCGCACCGGTGAGGCCGACCATCCTCGCCAGCCCCTCGTCGATCACGCCGTCGATGGTCTTCGCCCGCATATAGGCGCGCATCGCCAGCATCCGCTCCAGCCCGTCGACGACCGGCTCTTCCTTGCCGGCGGTGAGCAGGTTCGCCAGGTACTTCAACGGGATACGCAGGCTCCTGACGTCGGGCATCTCGCCGTCGATCCCGATCTTGCCGGCCGAGGCGGCCGAGGTGATCGGCGAGAGCGGCGGCACGTACCAGACCATCGGCAGCGTGCGGTATTCGGGATGGAGCGGGAATGCGATCTTCCACTCGATCGCCATCTTGTAGACGGGGGAGCGCCTTGCCGCTTCGAGCCAGGCTTCCGGCACGCCCTCCTGCCTTGCCGCCGCGATCACCGCCGGATCGTGCGGGTCGAGGAAGAGGCCGAGCTGCTCCTCGTAGAGGTCCTGCTCGTTTTCGGTGGAGGCCGCCGTCTCGATCCGGTCGGCGTCGTAGAGGATCACGCCGAGATAGCGGATCCGGCCGACGCAGGTCTCGGAGCACACCGTCGGCATGCCGGCCTCGAGGCGCGGATAGCAGAGCGTGCACTTCTCCGACTTACCCGAAGACCAGTTGTAATAAATCTTCTTGTAGGGGCAGGCCGAGACGCACATGCGCCAGCCGCGGCACTTGTCCTGGTCGATCAGGACGACGCCGTCCTCCTCGCGCTTGTAGATCGCGCCCGAGGGGCAGGCCGAGACGCAGGCCGGGTTGAGGCAGTGCTCGCACAGCCGCGGCAGATACATCATGAAGGTGTTCTCGAACTGGCCGTAGATCTCCTCCTGGACGCCGGCGAAGTTCACGTCCTGCTTGCGCTTGGAGAATTCGCCGCCGAGGATCTCCTCCCAGTTCGGGCCCCACTCGATCTTCTCCATGCGCTCGCCGGTGATCTTCGAGCGTGGGCGGGCGGTGGGGAAGGCCTGGAGCTCGGGCGCCTTCTGCAGGTGCCCGTAATCGAAGTCGAACGGCTCGTAATAGTCGTCGATCTCGGGCAGGTCGGGATTGGCGAAGATCTTCGCCAGCACCCGCCATTTAGAGCCGATCCGCGGCTCGATCCTGCCGTCCTTGCGGCGCTTCCAGCCGCCGTTCCACTTGTCCTGGTTTTCCCATTGCTTGGGATAGCCGATGCCGGGCTTGGTCTCGACATTGTTGAACCAGGCGTATTCCATGCCTTCGCGGTTGGTCCAGACGTTCTTGCACGTCACCGAGCAGGTGTGGCAGCCGATGCACTTGTCGAGGTTCAGGACCATCGCGATCTGAGCGCGGACTTTCATGTCGGTATCCTCCTACTCGGCGGCGTTGAGCTTGGGGCCGCGCCGGTGGTTGGCCTCGTCGAAGGGACCTTCCAGCCAGTCGACCGTGCTCATCTTGCGGACGACGACGAACTCGTCGCGGTTCGAGCCGACGGTTCCGTAGTAGTTGAAGCCGTAGGAGAGCTGGGCGTAGCCGCCGATCATATGGGTCGGCTTCAGCACGGCGCGGGTGACCGAGTTGTGGATGCCGCCGCGCTGGCCGGTGATGCCGGAGCCGGGCGTGTTCACGATCTTCTCCTGCGCATGATACATCATGCACATGCCGTCCTTGACGCGCTGGGAGACGACCGCCCGGGCCGTGATCGCGCCGTTGACGTTGAACACGTCGATCCAGTCGTTGTCGGCGATGCCGGCCTTCTTGGCGTCCCGCTCCGAGATCCAGACCACCGGTCCGCCGCGGTTCAGCGTCAGCATCAGCAGGTTGTCGGAATAGGTGGAGTGGATGCCCCATTTCTGGTGCGGCGTGATGAAGTTCAGCACGATCTCCGGGTTGCCGTTGGCGAGCTTGCCTTCGACCGGCTTGATCGTCTTGGTGTCGACCGGCGGGCGATAGACGCAGAAGCCCTCGCCGAAGGCGCGCATCCAGAGATGGTCCTGGTAGAGCTGCTGGCGCCCGGTCAGCGTGCGCCACGGGATCAGCTCGTGAACGTTGGTGTAGCAGGCATTGTAGCAGACCTTCTCCGATTCCAGCCCCGACCAGATCGGCGAGGAGATGATCTTGCGCGGCTGCGCGACCACGTCGCGGAAGCGGATCTTCTCGTCCTCCTTCGGCAGGGCGAGGTGCTCATGCTCGCGCCCGGTCGCCTTGCCCAGGCTTTCCCAGGCCTTGACCGCGACCTCGCCGTTGGTCTCCGGCGCCAGCATCAGCAGGACCTCGCAGGCGTCGATCGCCGTGTCGATCCGCGCGAGCCCCTTGGTCGGCCCCTCCTCGGCGACGACCCCGTTGAGCTCCTTCAGCAGGTCGACCTCGTGCTCGGTGTTCCAGGCCATGCCCTTGCCGCCGTTGCCGACCTTGGCCATCAGCGGCCCGAGCGAGGTGAAGCGCTTGTGGAGATTGGGATAGTCGCGCTCGACCACGGTGACCGATGGCATCGTCTTGCCGGGGATCGGCTCGACCTCGCCCGTCTTCCAGTCCTTGACGTCGAAGGGCTGGGCGATCTCGGCGGGGGTGTCGTGCATGATCGGCGTCAGCACCACGTCCTGCTCGACACCCAGCACCTCGGAGGCCACCTTCGAGAAGCCGGCGGCGATGCCCTTGTAGATCTCCCAGTCCGAGCGCGATTCCCAGACCGGGTCCACCGCCGCCGTCAGCGGGTGGATGAAGGGGTGCATGTCGGAGGTGTTGAGGTCGTCCTTCTCGTACCAGGTCGCGGTCGGCAGCACGATGTCGGAATAGACGCAGGTGGTCGACATGCGGAAGTCGAGCGTGACCAGGAGGTCGAGCTTGCCTTCCGGCGCCTCCTCGCGCCAGACGACCTCGCGGGCCTTCTGGCGCCCCTGCTCGCCGAGATCCTTGCCGAGCACGCCGTGGCTCGTCCCGAGCAGGTGCTTGAGGAAGTATTCGTGCCCCTTGCCGGAGGAGCCGAGCAGGTTGGAGCGCCAGACGAACAGATTGCGCGGCCAGTTCCTCGGATTGTCCGGGTCCTCGCAAGCCATGCGCAGCTCGCCCGACTTCAACCCCTGCGCGACATAGTCCTTCGGCTCGAGCCCCGCGGCCTTGGCCTTGGCGGCGAGCCCGAGCGGGTTCTCCTCGATCTGCGGCGCGGAGGGCAGCCAGCCCATCCGCTCGGCGCGGATGTTGTAGTCGATGATCGCCCCGTCCCAGGGGCCAGCCGGCGCGGTCGGGGAGAGGATCTCGCTGACGTCCAGCGTCTCGTAGCGCCACTGGTCGGTATGGGCGTAGAAGCAGGAGGTCGAGTTCTGCTGCCGGCTCGGCCGGCCCCAGTCGAGCGCGAAGGCGAGCGGCGCCCAGCCCGATTGCGGCCGAAGCTTCTCCTGGCCGACATAATGCGACCAGCCGCCCCCGGACTGGCCGACGCAGCCGCACATCACCAGCATGTTGATGGCGCCGCGATAGTTCATGTCCATGTGATACCAATGGTTCATCGCCGCGCCGATGATGATCATGGAGCGGCCATTGGTCTTCTCGGCATTGCGGGCGAACTCGCGCGCGACCGTGACGATCTGGTCGCGCGGCACGCCGGTGATCTTCTCGGCCCAGGCCGGGGTATAGGGCACATCCTCGTCATAGGACTTCGCGACGTTGTCGCCGCCGAAGCGGTCGACGCCGTAATTGGCGAGGAAGAGGTCGTAGACGGTGGCGACCAGCGCCTCGCCCTCGGCGAGCTCGAGCCGCTTCACCGGAATGCGGCGCTCCAGCACGCTGGCGTGATCCGTGCCGGTGAAGTGATCGTGCTCGATATTGCCGAAATAAGGGAAGGCGACGTTCTCGAAGCCGTCCGCGACCTCGTCGAGCGAGAGGCGCAGGTCCACGGCAGTGCCGTCCGAGCGCTTGGCCTCGAGGTTCCACTTGCCCTTCTCGCCCCAGCGGAAGCCGACGGAACCGAGCGGCGCCACGAGCTCGCCCGTCTCGGAATCGAAGGCGAGGGTCTTCCATTCGGGGTTGTTGGTCTCAGCCAGAGCCCCGTCGAGGTCGCTCGCGCGCAGGAAGCGCTCGGGCACCAGCCTGCCGTCCTGCTTCACGAGCCTCACCAGCATCGGCATGTCGGTGTAGCGCTTGGCGTAATCGGTGAAGTAGGGCACCTGCCGGTCGACATGGAACTCGCGCAGGATGACATGGCCCATCGCCATGCCGAGCGCCGCATCCGTGCCCTGCTTCACCGAGACCCAGAGATCGGCGAATTTCGAGGCTTCCGAATAATCGGGGCAGATCACGACGCTCTTGGCGCCGCGATAGCGCGCCTCGGTGTAGAAATGGGCGTCGGGCGTGCGCGTCTGCGGCACGTTCGAGCCCCACAGGATGAGGAAGCCGGAATTGTACCAGTCGGCCGATTCCGGCACGTCCGTCTGCTCGCCCCAGGTCTGGGGGGAGGCCGGCGGCAGGTCGCAATACCAGTCGTAGAACGACATGCAGACGCCGCCGAGCAGCGAGAGATAGCGCGCACCGGCGGCGTAGGAGACCATCGACATCGCCGGGATCGGCGAGAAGCCGAAGACGCGGTCGGGGCCGTAGGTCTTCACCGTATAGGCGTTGGCCGCGCCGATGATCTCGTTGACCTCGTCCCAGCCAACCCTGACGAGTCCGCCATGGCCGCGCCGCGTGGTGTAGCTCGCGCGCTTCTGCGGGTTCTCGACGATCGAGGCCCAGGCCGCGACCGGCGTCATCAGCAGACGCGCCTCGCGCCAGAGCTTGAGCAGCCGCGAGCGGATCAGCGGATACTTCACCCGGTTGGCCGAGTAGAGATACCAGGAATAGGAGGCGCCGCGGGCGCAGCCGCGCGGCTCGTGGTTGGGCAGTTCGGGCCGCGTGCGCGGATAGTCGGTCTGCTGCGTCTCCCAGGTGACGATGCCGCCCTTGACATAGACCTTCCACGAGCAGGAGCCGGTGCAGTTCACGCCATGGGTCGAGCGCACGATCTTGTCGTGCTGCCAGCGCTTGCGATAGCCGTCTTCCCAGCGCCGGTCCTCGTTGGTGGTGATGCCGTGACCGTCCGCGAAATCGTCGACCACCCGGTTGAAGAAGGTCAGTCGGTCGAGAAAGTGGCTCATCTCAAGTCCTTTCGGCTTCCGCGGAGTCAGGCGGCCGGCTGGGCCGCGATGGTGCCGGGCCCGCCGCCGCCGCCACCGCCGCGCTCGACGTCCCAGAGCAGCCCGCCGCGGCGGGTGTAGACCGCCCAGGTGATCACCACGCAGGTGACGTAGAAGGCGAGGAAGCCGTAGAGCGCCGCCTCGATGCCGCCGGTGAGCGCCAGCGACGAACCATAGGCCTTCGGGATGAAGAAGGCGCCATACGCCGCGATCGCCGAGGTGAAGCCGATGATCGCAGCCGATTCCTTCTCCGCCTGCCTCAGCTGCTCGGGTCCGGCCAGCTCCGGCTCGAGCCTGCGGACCTCCTTGCGCATGATCGCCGGGATCATCTGGAAGGTGGAGGCGTTGCCGACGCCGCTGGCGAAGAACAGCGCGAGGAAGCTTGCGAAGAACACCGGGAAGGAGTGCTGCGCCAGGCCGAAGAGGACGCCGCAGACGCCGGCCATCATCAGGACGAAGACCCAGAGCGTCACCCGCCCGCCGCCGTAGCGATCGGCGATCCAGCCGGTGAAGGAGCGCGAGAGCGCGCCCACCAGCGGGCCGAGGAAGGCGAGCTGCAGGGCGTTGACCTCGGGGAACTGCGTCTTGGCGACCAGCGGGAACGCCGCCGAATAGCCGATGAAGGAGCCGAAGG comes from the Bosea sp. (in: a-proteobacteria) genome and includes:
- the narJ gene encoding nitrate reductase molybdenum cofactor assembly chaperone; amino-acid sequence: MKTLKALSALLSYPSRDLVDAIPEIRSLLAEERLVDPLPLEPLLRMLEREDVYDSQERYVMLFDRTRSLSLHLFEHVHGESRDRGQAMVDLKGVYEAAGFAIDGTELPDFVPLFLEYCSLLPANEAKAVLADPAHILTVIGERLRKRETPYAAVFEALVSLAAVKPAPEVFEAIVPETEQDPNDLAALDAAWEEEEVRFGPGAGADCGVETLAARLRQARRPAPGLDAATVQRPGTRFTHASSRD
- the narI gene encoding respiratory nitrate reductase subunit gamma; the encoded protein is MNATLNHILFGWYPYFALTVFLLGSLVRFEREQYSWKADSSQLLRRKQLVAGSVLFHVGILVIFFGHAGGLLTPIAIFDALGISHGFKQGLAIVVGGLAGVMCFVGLSLLLHRRLFDPRIRRNSSFADIAVLLMLYVQLILGLLTIPLSLGHMDGHEMVKFMNWAQGTLTLQPAASAYVADVHPIFKAHLLIGMTIFLVFPFTRLVHIWSAPVWYLGRTGYQIVRTKKRAPAGRGPLPARR
- a CDS encoding nitrate reductase subunit alpha — protein: MSHFLDRLTFFNRVVDDFADGHGITTNEDRRWEDGYRKRWQHDKIVRSTHGVNCTGSCSWKVYVKGGIVTWETQQTDYPRTRPELPNHEPRGCARGASYSWYLYSANRVKYPLIRSRLLKLWREARLLMTPVAAWASIVENPQKRASYTTRRGHGGLVRVGWDEVNEIIGAANAYTVKTYGPDRVFGFSPIPAMSMVSYAAGARYLSLLGGVCMSFYDWYCDLPPASPQTWGEQTDVPESADWYNSGFLILWGSNVPQTRTPDAHFYTEARYRGAKSVVICPDYSEASKFADLWVSVKQGTDAALGMAMGHVILREFHVDRQVPYFTDYAKRYTDMPMLVRLVKQDGRLVPERFLRASDLDGALAETNNPEWKTLAFDSETGELVAPLGSVGFRWGEKGKWNLEAKRSDGTAVDLRLSLDEVADGFENVAFPYFGNIEHDHFTGTDHASVLERRIPVKRLELAEGEALVATVYDLFLANYGVDRFGGDNVAKSYDEDVPYTPAWAEKITGVPRDQIVTVAREFARNAEKTNGRSMIIIGAAMNHWYHMDMNYRGAINMLVMCGCVGQSGGGWSHYVGQEKLRPQSGWAPLAFALDWGRPSRQQNSTSCFYAHTDQWRYETLDVSEILSPTAPAGPWDGAIIDYNIRAERMGWLPSAPQIEENPLGLAAKAKAAGLEPKDYVAQGLKSGELRMACEDPDNPRNWPRNLFVWRSNLLGSSGKGHEYFLKHLLGTSHGVLGKDLGEQGRQKAREVVWREEAPEGKLDLLVTLDFRMSTTCVYSDIVLPTATWYEKDDLNTSDMHPFIHPLTAAVDPVWESRSDWEIYKGIAAGFSKVASEVLGVEQDVVLTPIMHDTPAEIAQPFDVKDWKTGEVEPIPGKTMPSVTVVERDYPNLHKRFTSLGPLMAKVGNGGKGMAWNTEHEVDLLKELNGVVAEEGPTKGLARIDTAIDACEVLLMLAPETNGEVAVKAWESLGKATGREHEHLALPKEDEKIRFRDVVAQPRKIISSPIWSGLESEKVCYNACYTNVHELIPWRTLTGRQQLYQDHLWMRAFGEGFCVYRPPVDTKTIKPVEGKLANGNPEIVLNFITPHQKWGIHSTYSDNLLMLTLNRGGPVVWISERDAKKAGIADNDWIDVFNVNGAITARAVVSQRVKDGMCMMYHAQEKIVNTPGSGITGQRGGIHNSVTRAVLKPTHMIGGYAQLSYGFNYYGTVGSNRDEFVVVRKMSTVDWLEGPFDEANHRRGPKLNAAE
- a CDS encoding peptidylprolyl isomerase is translated as MSSCQAKPAAPAPKAPITVNGAVISRAMIAREVQNHPAPSPAAAWKAAALALVIREALRQEVQRLAIEAEPLSDGAGRRETEDEARMRALVEREVSVPEPTEAECRRYYERNARRFGTPDLYEASHILFAARRDDVEGYERARQQAAAAIAELAAAPGRFAELARLHSGCPSAEIGGNLGQIGPGQTTPLFEKALSAMTPGSISREPVETPYGCHVIRLDRAIAGRLMPFELVQERIAAYLGAAVRQRAQAQYVARLIGAARIEGIDVPSPGEFNVH
- the narH gene encoding nitrate reductase subunit beta, which codes for MKVRAQIAMVLNLDKCIGCHTCSVTCKNVWTNREGMEYAWFNNVETKPGIGYPKQWENQDKWNGGWKRRKDGRIEPRIGSKWRVLAKIFANPDLPEIDDYYEPFDFDYGHLQKAPELQAFPTARPRSKITGERMEKIEWGPNWEEILGGEFSKRKQDVNFAGVQEEIYGQFENTFMMYLPRLCEHCLNPACVSACPSGAIYKREEDGVVLIDQDKCRGWRMCVSACPYKKIYYNWSSGKSEKCTLCYPRLEAGMPTVCSETCVGRIRYLGVILYDADRIETAASTENEQDLYEEQLGLFLDPHDPAVIAAARQEGVPEAWLEAARRSPVYKMAIEWKIAFPLHPEYRTLPMVWYVPPLSPITSAASAGKIGIDGEMPDVRSLRIPLKYLANLLTAGKEEPVVDGLERMLAMRAYMRAKTIDGVIDEGLARMVGLTGAQVEEMYKVMAIANYEDRFVIPTNHREMGIEDAYDLRGSCGFSFGNGCAGGSSGTSLFGSPKPAKTPMEVA
- a CDS encoding DUF2478 domain-containing protein encodes the protein METRPAECGILVLVHARDEAPDPVIARVVARLEAKGLKPRGLMQHGEPAGCGNSCATLYLDDIGMGRRVRIFEDRGPEAQGCRLDTAGLAVAAGWLREAVEARPDLLIVNRFGKHEGEGRGLREEIGMAVAAGIPIVIAVKRQYLEDWLAFAGEAFATAPLDAAAIEGWCYRALAAVDA